In Lytechinus variegatus isolate NC3 chromosome 18, Lvar_3.0, whole genome shotgun sequence, a single genomic region encodes these proteins:
- the LOC121431765 gene encoding uncharacterized protein LOC121431765, with translation MHRSATDELLSYMNSQQPSILFTMEIECNERIAFLDTMVHRDTSSRLYTTVYRKPTHTDQYTAYDSHHPKSVKHRVVKCLYDRASRIVTRPHCTAIEKQHITLALISNGYPRSFVNHVAMKKNTPSKQPAAVVILFVDGIVHLLRWRLEKHGIQVISSPTASAASWSVRKTARSLTDVMGLFMLDLRQSLHW, from the coding sequence ATGCATAGATCCGCCACCGATGAACTTTTGAGCTACATGAATTCGCAGCAGCCATCCATCCTTTTCACCATGGAGATTGAGTGCAATGAGCGCATTGCCTTTCTAGACACTATGGTGCACCGTGACACCAGCAGCCGACTGTACACCACCGTATACAGGAAGCCCACGCACACCGATCAATACACTGCTTATGATTCACATCACCCAAAGTCTGTTAAGCACAGGGTAGTGAAGTGTCTTTATGACAGAGCTTCACGCATCGTTACTAGGCCCCACTGCACAGCTATAGAGAAGCAACACATCACCTTGGCTCTTATTTCTAATGGTTACCCACGCTCTTTCGTTAACCACGTCGCTATGAAGAAGAACACTCCGTCCAAACAGCCTGCGGCTGTAGTAATCCTGTTTGTTGATGGTATCGTGCATCTTCTCCGCTGGCGCTTGGAGAAGCATGGCATCCAAGTTATATCAAGTCCTACAGCATCCGCAGCCAGCTGGTCCGTTCGAAAGACCGCTAGATCCCTGACAGACGTGATGGGGTTGTTTATGCTCGATTTGCGACAAAGTCTACATTGGTGA